A stretch of Bordetella genomosp. 13 DNA encodes these proteins:
- a CDS encoding TRAP transporter substrate-binding protein, with protein sequence MLRTTFLRPALAGALLTSVALATAAQAAELRSADIHPDDYPTVMAVRQMAETVKERSGGKLTIRVYSGSALGNENDSIEQVKLGALAMARVSSAAMHNICEVTRVPSLPFLFRSKEHLHAVLDGDVGTEMLSACEKAGFVGLAWYDSGSRSMYTRNKPVKSVADTKGMKIRVQQSDLSVAMVEAIGGNATPMPMGEVYTALKTGLVDAAENNFPSYESGHHYEVAKYYSLTEHTMTPEILLFSKRQWDRLSAADQKLLRDAARESVPYMRKLWAEREAKSRAVVEKAGSQVVEVDKASFQAAVQPVYKRFVTTPQMQDLVKRIQATQ encoded by the coding sequence ATGTTGCGCACTACCTTCTTGCGCCCGGCCCTGGCCGGCGCGCTGCTGACCTCTGTCGCCCTGGCGACCGCCGCCCAGGCCGCCGAACTCAGATCGGCGGACATCCATCCCGACGACTATCCCACCGTCATGGCCGTGCGCCAGATGGCCGAGACGGTCAAGGAACGCAGCGGCGGCAAACTCACCATCCGCGTCTATTCCGGCAGCGCGCTGGGCAACGAGAACGACTCGATCGAACAGGTCAAGCTGGGCGCGCTGGCCATGGCCCGCGTCAGCAGCGCGGCCATGCACAACATCTGCGAGGTCACGCGCGTACCCTCGCTGCCCTTCCTGTTCCGCTCCAAGGAGCATCTGCACGCGGTCCTGGACGGCGACGTCGGCACCGAGATGCTCAGCGCCTGCGAGAAGGCGGGATTCGTCGGCCTGGCGTGGTACGACAGCGGCTCGCGCTCCATGTACACGCGCAACAAGCCCGTCAAGAGCGTGGCCGATACCAAGGGCATGAAGATCCGCGTGCAGCAATCCGACCTGTCGGTTGCCATGGTGGAGGCCATCGGCGGCAACGCCACGCCCATGCCCATGGGCGAGGTCTACACCGCGCTGAAGACGGGCCTGGTGGACGCCGCCGAAAACAATTTTCCCAGCTACGAAAGCGGGCACCACTACGAAGTGGCCAAGTACTACTCGCTGACCGAGCACACCATGACGCCCGAGATCCTGCTGTTTTCCAAGCGCCAGTGGGATCGCCTGTCCGCGGCGGACCAGAAGCTGCTGCGAGACGCCGCGCGCGAATCCGTGCCCTACATGCGCAAGCTGTGGGCCGAGCGCGAAGCCAAGTCGCGCGCGGTGGTCGAGAAGGCCGGTTCGCAGGTGGTCGAGGTCGACAAGGCCTCGTTCCAGGCGGCGGTGCAGCCGGTCTACAAGCGCTTCGTGACCACGCCGCAGATGCAGGACCTGGTCAAGCGCATCCAGGCCACCCAATAA
- a CDS encoding SMP-30/gluconolactonase/LRE family protein, with protein MSRPPEEHIPAERIGQMRCGVGESPVWHPAEQALYWTDIPGRTLWRWRPADAQVAQWALPEQAGCIAIHPDGWLLAMENGIHQLPALQAGQPAPAPRQLAAVRHAAPGMRFNDGRCDRQGRFWAGTMVQDMALAQPHGRLYRYAAGRIDSPIDDDLIVSNGMAFSPDGATMYLSDSHGSRQVVWAYDYDTDAGLPSNRRVFIPALPAGRPDGAAIDADGCYWICGNQAGRIYRYTPDGRLDRTLSVPVPRVAMCAFGDTDLRTLFVTSIRAPDTPDEALDGAVYALRPGVRGLEEPAYAG; from the coding sequence ATGAGCCGCCCTCCTGAAGAACACATTCCGGCCGAGCGCATCGGACAGATGCGCTGCGGCGTGGGCGAAAGCCCGGTCTGGCATCCGGCCGAGCAGGCCCTGTACTGGACCGACATTCCCGGCCGTACGCTGTGGCGCTGGCGGCCGGCCGATGCGCAGGTCGCGCAATGGGCCCTGCCCGAACAGGCAGGCTGCATTGCCATACACCCCGACGGCTGGCTGCTGGCCATGGAAAACGGCATCCATCAGCTTCCCGCGCTGCAGGCCGGGCAGCCGGCTCCGGCGCCGCGGCAGCTGGCCGCCGTGCGCCACGCCGCCCCCGGCATGCGCTTCAACGACGGCCGCTGCGACCGCCAGGGCCGCTTCTGGGCCGGCACGATGGTGCAGGACATGGCGCTGGCCCAGCCGCATGGCCGCCTGTACCGCTACGCCGCGGGCCGCATCGACAGCCCCATCGACGACGACCTCATCGTCTCCAACGGCATGGCCTTCAGCCCGGACGGCGCCACCATGTACCTGTCCGACTCCCACGGCTCCCGCCAGGTGGTCTGGGCCTACGACTACGACACCGACGCAGGCCTGCCCAGCAATCGCCGCGTGTTCATCCCCGCCCTGCCCGCGGGACGCCCCGACGGCGCCGCCATCGACGCCGACGGCTGCTACTGGATCTGCGGCAACCAGGCCGGCAGGATCTATCGCTACACCCCCGACGGCCGCCTCGACCGCACGCTGTCGGTGCCCGTTCCGCGGGTCGCCATGTGCGCGTTCGGCGACACCGACCTGCGCACCCTGTTCGTCACCAGCATCCGCGCCCCGGACACCCCGGACGAGGCGCTGGATGGCGCCGTCTATGCGCTGCGGCCCGGCGTACGCGGCCTGGAGGAACCCGCTTACGCCGGCTAG
- a CDS encoding FadR/GntR family transcriptional regulator encodes MSAPSAPVPAAAPRRPRNLAQGLVEDFSERIRGGQISPGQKLPTESEIMRQYGVSRTVVREALSRLQASGLVETHHGVGTYALEPSGGTDFRVDPADIGTVRDVLVLLELRICLESEAAGLAAQRRTEQQLAEMRRALDEFRTALDAGTDTITPDFRFHFLIAQSTENRYFADLMSHLGSAIIPRTRINSARFAQENREQYLARVNLEHEDIYEAIRRQDAEGARAAMRTHLSNSRERLRRAGD; translated from the coding sequence ATGAGTGCTCCCTCCGCACCCGTACCCGCTGCCGCGCCGCGGCGTCCGCGCAATCTCGCCCAGGGCCTGGTCGAGGACTTCTCCGAGCGCATCCGCGGCGGCCAGATCTCGCCGGGCCAGAAGCTGCCCACCGAGTCCGAAATCATGCGGCAGTACGGCGTCAGTCGCACCGTGGTGCGCGAGGCCCTGTCGCGCCTGCAGGCCAGCGGGCTGGTCGAAACCCACCATGGCGTGGGCACCTATGCGCTGGAGCCCAGTGGCGGCACCGATTTTCGCGTCGACCCCGCCGACATCGGCACGGTGCGCGACGTGCTGGTGCTGCTCGAGCTGCGCATCTGTCTCGAAAGCGAGGCCGCCGGGCTGGCGGCGCAGCGCCGCACCGAACAGCAGTTGGCGGAAATGCGTCGTGCGCTGGACGAGTTCCGCACCGCGCTGGATGCCGGCACCGACACCATCACGCCGGATTTCCGCTTTCACTTCCTCATCGCGCAGTCCACCGAGAACCGCTACTTCGCCGACCTGATGTCGCACCTGGGCTCGGCCATCATCCCGCGCACCCGCATCAATTCCGCCCGCTTCGCGCAAGAGAACCGCGAGCAATATCTGGCGCGCGTCAATCTCGAGCACGAAGACATCTACGAAGCCATCCGGCGGCAGGATGCCGAGGGCGCCCGCGCCGCCATGCGCACGCACCTCAGCAACAGCCGCGAACGGCTGCGCCGCGCGGGCGACTGA
- the kdgD gene encoding 5-dehydro-4-deoxyglucarate dehydratase codes for MYFDHAELKHRLGNGLLSFPVTDFKADGSFNEATYRGRLQWLQPFGASVLFAAGGTGEFFSIEQDEYAQVVRAATDECRKETPIVAGVGQGTRAAIGYARAAEENGASGILLMPHYLTEASQDGIAAHIEAVCRSTKLGVVVYNRAQSQVNADTLARLVERCPNLIGFKDGVGNIELMMSIYHRLGDRLVYLGGLPTAEIFAPAYLAMGVNTYSSAVFNFIPKTALRFYEACRASDTATIKDLLNRFYFPLIALRNRKAGYAVSMIKAGATLVGHTAGPVRSPLTELNDAEVQILADLIRAVEPEALKG; via the coding sequence ATGTATTTCGATCACGCAGAACTCAAGCACCGCCTGGGCAACGGCCTGCTGTCCTTCCCGGTCACCGACTTCAAGGCCGACGGCTCGTTCAACGAAGCCACGTATCGCGGCCGCCTGCAATGGCTGCAGCCTTTCGGCGCCTCGGTGCTGTTCGCGGCCGGCGGCACCGGCGAGTTCTTCTCGATCGAACAGGATGAGTACGCGCAGGTCGTGCGCGCCGCCACCGACGAATGCCGCAAGGAAACGCCCATCGTGGCGGGCGTGGGACAGGGTACGCGCGCGGCCATCGGCTATGCGCGCGCCGCCGAAGAGAACGGCGCCAGCGGCATCCTGCTGATGCCGCACTACCTTACCGAGGCGAGCCAGGACGGCATCGCCGCCCACATCGAGGCCGTCTGCCGCTCCACCAAGCTGGGCGTCGTGGTCTACAACCGTGCGCAGTCGCAGGTGAACGCCGATACGCTGGCCCGCCTGGTCGAGCGGTGCCCGAACCTCATCGGCTTCAAGGACGGCGTGGGCAACATCGAACTGATGATGTCGATCTACCACCGCCTGGGCGATCGCCTGGTGTATCTGGGCGGCCTGCCCACCGCCGAAATCTTTGCGCCGGCCTACCTGGCCATGGGCGTCAATACCTACTCGTCGGCCGTGTTCAACTTCATCCCCAAGACCGCGCTGCGCTTCTACGAAGCCTGCCGCGCCAGCGACACCGCCACTATCAAGGATCTGCTGAACCGCTTCTACTTCCCGCTGATCGCCCTGCGCAACCGCAAGGCCGGCTACGCCGTCAGCATGATCAAGGCGGGCGCCACGCTGGTCGGCCATACCGCCGGCCCGGTGCGCAGCCCGCTCACCGAGCTGAACGACGCCGAAGTGCAGATCCTGGCCGACCTGATCCGCGCCGTCGAACCGGAAGCGCTGAAGGGCTGA
- a CDS encoding LTA synthase family protein yields the protein MRRLSLRFIVAVLALLTLSRLALALWLWDRVERSGGLGPLMLGGLRIDVCLIGMAVVLPAVLSPWLGHRPIGARLAAWWFRVWWMLIVLLEVSTPQFISEYDSRPNRLYFEYLVNPREVSAMLWEGYKGVLLAAFVVLALAAWLSTRLFPARLQDPPMAGWKRPLATLVMLAVAVLGIRGTLQHRPINPSTVAYSSDAMVNTLALNSLYNVFDAAYRMRDERSSMAVYPEMEADEINRIVRATAGLADPPLDPRYPSLHKQQATVRRDKPLNVVIVLQESLGAQYVSSLGGRGYTPNLDRLAKEGWMFNRAYATGTRSVRGLEAVTAGFLPTVAEAVLKLPRSQTGFFTLADLLGRHGYHSRFIYGGEAHFDNMRSFFLGNGFNEVVDRGSFANPVFVGSWGASDEDMFNELDKRLREDGDKPTFTLAFSVSNHSPWEYPAGRIEPVGEPASVENTVRYADWAIGDFFERARKAPYWDNTVFLVIADHDARAWGENPVPVRHFQIPALILGGSIAPRSDDRIVSQIDMAPTLLSLIGLDNTNPMLGADLTQRDPGRAIMQFGDNFGYLKGDRLLVIEPRKPPRQYAYTRRPYDQQDGYEGVTDVDPQLSQEALAHALWPSWAYREERYKLPEGVK from the coding sequence ATGCGCCGCCTGAGCCTGCGTTTCATCGTCGCCGTCCTGGCCCTGTTGACGCTGAGCCGGCTGGCGCTGGCGCTATGGCTGTGGGACCGTGTCGAGCGCTCCGGCGGCCTGGGGCCGCTGATGCTGGGCGGGTTGCGCATCGACGTCTGCCTCATCGGCATGGCCGTGGTGCTGCCCGCCGTGCTGTCTCCGTGGCTGGGGCATCGGCCCATCGGCGCGCGGCTGGCGGCATGGTGGTTCCGCGTGTGGTGGATGCTGATCGTCCTGCTCGAGGTCTCCACGCCGCAGTTCATCTCCGAGTACGACTCGCGGCCCAACCGCCTGTACTTCGAGTACCTGGTGAACCCGCGCGAGGTCAGCGCCATGCTGTGGGAGGGCTACAAGGGCGTGCTGCTGGCCGCCTTCGTGGTGCTCGCGCTGGCGGCGTGGCTGTCGACCAGGCTGTTTCCCGCACGCCTGCAGGATCCGCCGATGGCCGGCTGGAAGCGGCCGCTGGCGACGCTGGTGATGTTGGCCGTGGCGGTGCTCGGCATACGGGGCACCCTGCAGCATCGGCCCATCAACCCGTCGACCGTGGCCTACAGCAGCGACGCCATGGTGAACACGCTCGCGCTGAACTCGCTCTACAACGTCTTCGACGCCGCCTACCGCATGCGTGACGAGCGCTCGTCCATGGCTGTCTATCCCGAGATGGAGGCCGACGAGATCAACCGCATCGTGCGCGCCACGGCCGGCCTGGCCGATCCTCCGCTCGACCCGCGCTATCCCAGCCTGCATAAGCAGCAGGCCACCGTGCGCCGCGACAAGCCGTTGAACGTGGTGATCGTGCTGCAGGAAAGCCTGGGGGCGCAGTACGTCAGCAGCCTGGGCGGCCGCGGCTACACGCCCAACCTGGACCGGCTGGCCAAAGAGGGCTGGATGTTCAACCGCGCGTACGCCACCGGCACGCGTTCGGTGCGCGGCCTCGAGGCCGTGACGGCGGGCTTCCTGCCCACGGTGGCCGAGGCCGTGCTGAAGCTGCCGCGTTCGCAGACGGGTTTCTTCACGCTGGCCGACCTGCTGGGCCGGCACGGCTACCACTCGCGCTTCATCTACGGCGGCGAGGCGCACTTCGACAACATGCGCAGCTTCTTCCTGGGCAATGGCTTCAACGAGGTGGTGGACCGCGGGAGCTTCGCCAATCCGGTGTTCGTCGGCTCCTGGGGCGCCTCGGACGAGGACATGTTCAATGAGCTGGACAAGCGCCTGCGCGAGGACGGCGACAAGCCCACCTTCACGCTGGCGTTCTCGGTCAGCAACCATTCGCCGTGGGAGTACCCGGCGGGGCGCATCGAGCCCGTGGGCGAGCCCGCGTCCGTCGAGAACACCGTGCGCTACGCCGACTGGGCGATCGGCGACTTCTTCGAACGCGCCCGCAAGGCGCCTTACTGGGACAACACGGTGTTCCTGGTGATCGCCGATCACGATGCGCGCGCCTGGGGCGAGAACCCCGTGCCGGTGCGGCATTTCCAGATTCCGGCGCTGATATTGGGCGGCAGCATCGCGCCGCGCAGCGACGACCGCATCGTCAGCCAGATCGACATGGCGCCCACGCTGCTGTCGCTGATCGGACTGGACAATACCAACCCCATGCTGGGCGCCGACCTGACGCAACGCGATCCGGGCCGCGCCATCATGCAGTTCGGCGACAACTTCGGGTATCTGAAGGGCGACCGGCTGCTGGTCATCGAGCCGCGCAAGCCGCCCCGGCAGTATGCCTACACGCGTCGGCCGTACGACCAGCAGGACGGCTACGAGG